GGAGGGGCGCATCGGCGACGTCGCCCCCGACGTCGCGGTGATCGTTGCCGACGCCACCAATTTCTCGCGCTCGCTGCGCTTCGCCGCCCACGCGCTGCGGCGCAAGATGCCCTGCGTGATCGCGGTCACGCTGGCCGATGACGCGCGACGAAAAGGTTTCAGCGTGAATGCCAAGTCGCTCACCGAATGCCTGGGCTGCCCGGTCGTGGTCACCAGCGGACGGACCGGCGAGGGTGTGGATGAGCTGGCCGACGAAGTGCTGCGCATGTCGCTGCACGGAATTTCCGACGAGTCCTTCGAGAAGCGGCTGAATCATCTGCCCGCTTCCACGGTGAGCGACTCGGATCTGGCGAAGTGGGCCAATGATGTGCTGGTCGAAGTGGCCAGCGGCCGCATCTCCTCGGCGAGCAAGGCCGTCGACCGTGTCGATCGCGCGCTGACCCATCCGGTGTCAGGGCTCTTCGCCTTCATCGCCGTCATGAGCGTGCTCTTCGCCAGCATCTTCTGGCTGGCGAAGTTCCCCATGGATGGACTCGACGCCATTTTCGGATTCGCCAGCGACTGGCTTCGCGGCGTGATGCCCGACGGGGCCCTGCGCGACCTCTTGGTGAACGGCATCATCGGCGGCATCGCCGGAACCGTGGTGTTTCTGCCGCAAATCTGCCTGCTCTTCTTCCTGCTCTCGCTGCTGGAGGACTCCGGCTACCTGGCCCGCGCCGCCTTCGCGGCGGACCGATTCATGCGCCGCTTCGGCCTGCCCGGCCAGGCCTTCGTGCCCCTGCTCTCAAGCCACGCCTGCGCCCTGCCCGGCATCATGTCCACGCGGCTCATTCCCGATCCCAAGGACCGCCTGGCCACCATTCTGGTGGCGCCCTTCATGAGCTGCACGGCGCGCCTGCCGGTATATGTGCTTTTGATTTCGCTCTTGTTCGCGGGCCGGCCCTGGCTCGCCGGCCTTGCCTTCGTCGGCTGCTACGCCACCGGCGCCGTCGCGGGATTGCTCAGCGCACTGCTGGTGCGGCGCACGCTGCTGAAGGGCCCCGCCCGGCCGATGCTGCTTGAGATGCCACCCTACCGCAAGCCCTCCTTGCGCATCGCCCTGTGGGTCATGTACGACCGGGCGGTCATGTTCATCAAGAACGCGGGCACCATGATCCTCTCGATCTGCGTGGTGATGTGGTGGCTGAGCGCCTATCCCAGGATCGCGCCTTCGGCCGAGGTGCTGAAGCTGCGCGAGGAGTCCGCCATGGTGGCCAAGCAGGCCGACGCACCGCCGGAGAAGGCGGCCGCGCTGGACCACGAGGCCGACCTGCTCGAGGCGCGAGACCAGCAACTGGGATCGCTCGCCGGCAAGCTGGGCCATGTCGCCGAGCCGATGTTCCGGCCGCTGGGCTTCGACCACCAGCTCACCGTGGCCGTGCTCACCAGCTTCCTTGCCCGCGAGGTCTTCGTGAGCACGCTGATGATCATCTCCTCCACGGACGACCCGGATGAAGCTTCGGTGATCGACCGTCTTTCGCACAACCGCCGCGCCGACGGAGCACTGCTCTTTACGATTCCCACCGCGGCGTCGCTGCTGGTGTTCTTCACGCTGGCCATGCAGTGCCTGCCCACCCTGGCGCTGGTGCGCCGCGAGACTTCGTCGTGGAGGTGGCCTCTTCTACAATTCGTCTGGATGAGCGGCCTGGCCTGGGGCATGGCGTGGGCGGTCCGCAGCGCACTTCTTGCAGGAGGATTCTGAGATGCCGGTGAATGAATGGGAATTCTGGGTCGTCTCGCTGATCGCCATCTTCGGCCTCTTTGCGGTGCTGCGCCCGCTGCTTCCCAACAAGAACGCCTCGCCGTCGTGCCCGAGCTGCACGGCGAAGCCCGGCAAGAGAAAAACCAAGCTCACTCCGCTGACCATCTCCAAGGACGCGAAGAAAGTCGGCGGCGAGGCGCATTGACGAGCGACACCGCCGCAGCCGCCGCGCCAACCCTCTGGGAAGCCGATGTCGCGGTCATCGGCGCGGGAGCGGCCGGATTGATGACGGCCATTTACGCCGGACGCCATGGGGCCCGCGTGGTGGCGCTCGACGGCGCGCCGCGCATCGGAATCAAGATTCTCGTGGCCGGCGGCGGCCGCTGCAACGTGACTCACCACGTCGTGCGCGAGCAGGACTATGCGGGCAGCACCCCCGCCGCGATCCGCCGCGTCCTGTCGCGATTCTCCGTGGCAGATTGCGTCGCCTTCTTCAAGGACCTTGGTGTGGAACTCAAGCAGGAAGAGACGGGCAAGTTGTTTCCCGTGACCGACGACGCGAACACCGTGCTCGATGCGCTGCTCCAGGCAGCCAAGGACGCCGGCGCCCAGATTCGCTGGCCGACGCGAGTGGAATCCATCACCCCGGTGCAAGAGGGGTTTGAGGTTGCGGGCCCGTGGGGCAAGCTGCGGGCGCGGCGGGTCGCCCTCTGCTGCGGCGGCAAGAGCCTTCCAAAGTCCGGTTCGGACGGCCTGGGGTTTGAGCTGGCCAAGGCGCAGGGCCACACCGTGACCGGCCAGGTCCTGCCCGCGCTGGTCCCGCTGGTGGCACAAGCCGAGCACTGGGTCCGCACGCTTAGCGGCCTGACCATCGTGGCCGAGGTCCGCGTGCTCTCTGGAACCGGCAAGCGGCTGGTTTCCTTCGCCAATTCGATGCTCTTCACGCACTTCGGCCTTTCCGGCCCGGCGATCCTGGACATCAGCCGTTACCTCCTGATGGAGCGCGTCCGCGACCCGGCCGCCTCGCTGCAGTTGAGCTTCATGCCCGGCGCGACCCTCGATGAGGCCGACGCATGGCTGCTGGAACCCAAGGCCCAGTCCGTGCTTTCGCGCCTGCGCGAGCGGCTGCCCGAGCGCCTGGCCCGGACGCTGCTCGAAATCGCCGGGATTCCCTCGGACAAGACCCCAAAGCAGATCGAGCGGGAGAAGCGGCGATCTCTGGCACAACTTCTGAGCGGCGCCGCGGTGACCATTACGGGCGATCGCGGCTTCAGTCACGCCGAAGTGACCGCGGGCGGCGTGCCCCTGAACGAGCTGAACCTGGCCACCATGGAGAGCCGCAAGTGCCCCGGCCTCTACCTCGCCGGCGAGATTCTGGATGTCGACGGGCGGATCGGCGGGTTCAATTTTCAATGGGCATGGGCGAGCGGTTTCGTCGCCGGGATTTCCATGTCGGCCTCGCTGAATTCGCCTCTACACTTTCTGAAGCATGGCGAAGAAAGCAGCCGATAGATGGCCGTGAATCCCGTTCAATCCCGCCGTCGTCCACACCCCTCGATGAGGCGTCTGGCCTGTGTCGCCGCAGCAACCCTCAGCGTGTGGTGCGCCTCCTCGCTCGAAGCCGCCGACCTGGCCTTCAACGTGCGCTCCCTGGTGAATTCCTCATCGCCCAAGAAGGGCACCACCGCGGTCAGCATCCGCGGCGAAAGCGGCGCCGAACTCGTCCGCATCAACGCCGACACCGCGGTCATGCCCGCCAGCAACGAGAAACTGATCACCACCGGCTCGGCGCTGCGGATCCTGGGAAGCGACTTCGTCTTTCAGACGCGACTGCTGCGCGATGGCGACCGCCTGATCGCGGTGGGCGACGGCGACCCCGCCTTCGCGGATCCCGAATTGCTCTCGCAGATGGTCTACACCGACGCCGAGGGCCAGCAGCAACGCGGCATGACGCCGGAGGCGCTGCTGGATCTCTGGGTGGAGGGCGCCAAGAAATCGGGAATGAAGGAGTGCGCCGAGCTCGTCATCGACGATCGGGTTTTCGATCGCAAGGGTGTGCATCCCGGCTGGCCTGCCGACCAGCTCAACGAGCAGTACTGCGCCGCGGTGAGCGGACTCACCTTCCATCTGAACCGCCAGGATTTCTGGGCCAAGCCCGCCGATCGCGGCGCGGAAGTTTCCAGAACCCGCCCCAGCGCCGACTTTCTCACCATCGACAACCGCACCAAGAAGATCAAGGGCAAGGATGATGGCCTCTGGATCCAGCGCGAGGAGGCGGCCAACACCTTCACCATCCACGGCTATTGCTTGAAGCCACTTGAAGAGCCTGTGAGCGTGGCGATCGCCGAGCCATCGAGCTACTTCGCGAAGCTGCTGGCGGAGCGCTTGACCAAGGGCGGCATTCCGGTGAA
This portion of the Planctomycetota bacterium genome encodes:
- the dacB gene encoding D-alanyl-D-alanine carboxypeptidase/D-alanyl-D-alanine-endopeptidase, with product MRRLACVAAATLSVWCASSLEAADLAFNVRSLVNSSSPKKGTTAVSIRGESGAELVRINADTAVMPASNEKLITTGSALRILGSDFVFQTRLLRDGDRLIAVGDGDPAFADPELLSQMVYTDAEGQQQRGMTPEALLDLWVEGAKKSGMKECAELVIDDRVFDRKGVHPGWPADQLNEQYCAAVSGLTFHLNRQDFWAKPADRGAEVSRTRPSADFLTIDNRTKKIKGKDDGLWIQREEAANTFTIHGYCLKPLEEPVSVAIAEPSSYFAKLLAERLTKGGIPVKAVRLAATTDPAAKGDVVGPVIRTPIATVLTRCNVDSQNLYAECLLKRIGFASTGASGTWLNGSDAIEKLVRARIGEQVNLDALDSVDGSGLSKENRVTTSILSAWVNDLVGDPKLGEIFTGTLAVGGKSGTVKKRFRDLDARKFTVHCKTGYIDGVCALSGVVQCVNGHHATFSVICNGFESGGVSKAKQLQESIVKATAEYLDTLQPVGAVASPKIREALGGG
- a CDS encoding NAD(P)/FAD-dependent oxidoreductase, with amino-acid sequence MGILGRLADRHLRPLCGAAPAASQQERLAVVPELHGEARQEKNQAHSADHLQGREESRRRGALTSDTAAAAAPTLWEADVAVIGAGAAGLMTAIYAGRHGARVVALDGAPRIGIKILVAGGGRCNVTHHVVREQDYAGSTPAAIRRVLSRFSVADCVAFFKDLGVELKQEETGKLFPVTDDANTVLDALLQAAKDAGAQIRWPTRVESITPVQEGFEVAGPWGKLRARRVALCCGGKSLPKSGSDGLGFELAKAQGHTVTGQVLPALVPLVAQAEHWVRTLSGLTIVAEVRVLSGTGKRLVSFANSMLFTHFGLSGPAILDISRYLLMERVRDPAASLQLSFMPGATLDEADAWLLEPKAQSVLSRLRERLPERLARTLLEIAGIPSDKTPKQIEREKRRSLAQLLSGAAVTITGDRGFSHAEVTAGGVPLNELNLATMESRKCPGLYLAGEILDVDGRIGGFNFQWAWASGFVAGISMSASLNSPLHFLKHGEESSR
- a CDS encoding ferrous iron transporter B, producing the protein MAAQQPDEPEPERVYSVERPPRAALLGQPNTGKTTLFNRLCGSRARTANIPGTTVESRVGVASTTHGPLEIMDLPGIYGLSLEVPESKLCRDCLEGRIGDVAPDVAVIVADATNFSRSLRFAAHALRRKMPCVIAVTLADDARRKGFSVNAKSLTECLGCPVVVTSGRTGEGVDELADEVLRMSLHGISDESFEKRLNHLPASTVSDSDLAKWANDVLVEVASGRISSASKAVDRVDRALTHPVSGLFAFIAVMSVLFASIFWLAKFPMDGLDAIFGFASDWLRGVMPDGALRDLLVNGIIGGIAGTVVFLPQICLLFFLLSLLEDSGYLARAAFAADRFMRRFGLPGQAFVPLLSSHACALPGIMSTRLIPDPKDRLATILVAPFMSCTARLPVYVLLISLLFAGRPWLAGLAFVGCYATGAVAGLLSALLVRRTLLKGPARPMLLEMPPYRKPSLRIALWVMYDRAVMFIKNAGTMILSICVVMWWLSAYPRIAPSAEVLKLREESAMVAKQADAPPEKAAALDHEADLLEARDQQLGSLAGKLGHVAEPMFRPLGFDHQLTVAVLTSFLAREVFVSTLMIISSTDDPDEASVIDRLSHNRRADGALLFTIPTAASLLVFFTLAMQCLPTLALVRRETSSWRWPLLQFVWMSGLAWGMAWAVRSALLAGGF